The following proteins come from a genomic window of Hypanus sabinus isolate sHypSab1 chromosome 9, sHypSab1.hap1, whole genome shotgun sequence:
- the LOC132398879 gene encoding immunoglobulin lambda-1 light chain-like, which produces MLGRSLTEGMSPVLHLLWALMVHLPGILAVPVLNQTLVSGPVSAGQTARLECRMQNGNVGSYVFEWDRHRPGKRPEGVIKHWANNIIRRGPGITERFQPSRDTFTNSHILTIGKLEPGDSAVYYCRVWESGVAWFYGPGTILEIKSSESRKPSVLLLPPSSEETGSGSATLSCLVSGFKPGLVALRWSVDGVETESGVTTGAVSLDTDQTYRLSSYLRVPVAAWNMGSNYSCSVSHSSLSSPLRKTISSSACAQ; this is translated from the exons ATGTTAGGTCGTTCGCTGACCGAAGGAATGTCGCCAGTTCTGCATCTCCTGTGGGCTCTCATGGTCCATTTACCAG GTATCCTAGCGGTCCCAGTCCTCAATCAGACCCTAGTATCCGGTCCTGTCTCCGCGGGACAAACTGCCCGCTTAGAGTGCCGGATGCAGAACGGAAACGTTGGAAGTTACGTATTTGAGTGGGACCGACATCGTCCCGGGAAGAGACCGGAGGGAGTGATAAAGCATTGGGCGAATAATATCATTCGCAGAGGACCCGGCATCACCGAACGTTTCCAACCGTCCAGAGACACCTTCACGAACAGTCACATCCTGACCATCGGCAAATTGGAGCCCGGAGACTCGGCCGTCTATTACTGCAGAGTGTGGGAAAGTGGCGTGGCTTGGTTCTATGGACCGGGGACGATCCTGGAGATAAAGA GTAGCGAGAGCAGAAAGCCCTCGGTTCTCCTGCTCCCTCCGTCCTCGGAGGAGACCGGTTCGGGTTCTGCCACCCTATCCTGCCTCGTGAGCGGCTTTAAGCCTGGATTGGTCGCGCTGCGCTGGAGCGTAGATGGCGTCGAGACAGAGAGTGGCGTGACGACAGGCGCCGTGTCCCTGGACACCGACCAGACCTACAGACTGAGCAGTTACCTGCGGGTTCCCGTCGCTGCCTGGAACATGGGCTCGAACTATTCCTGCAGCGTGAGTCACAGCTCGCTGAGCTCGCCGCTGCGCAAAACCATCTCTTCATCCGCCTGTGCGCAGTGA